A genomic segment from Coccinella septempunctata chromosome 3, icCocSept1.1, whole genome shotgun sequence encodes:
- the LOC123309512 gene encoding zinc finger Y-chromosomal protein-like → MEIKREIQMSPRSWHDNSEVKIEDVDILEQFTDGSRVYDAETFEVKNERYYSTPGFKEKREICKKESHNLKDFNICDDDSENSDQKIEGHSSSDSNSKKHRCHLCDYSINQISHLKNHINSVHLNLKDHECQFCDYASVRKSDLKKHVDLVHLKSKQHKCNLCDYAAVRKSLVVEHKNSVHLKLKCHKCHLCNYATAQKRNLKNHIEAVHLNMKMKCHLCDFAVHQKSKLQIHIDTVHLKMVQYKCHSCDYSTTQKRYLKYHIDVVHLNLKNHKCHLCDFAVHQKSKLKAHIDTIHLNTLPHKCHSCDYATARFDNLQRHVDTVHFNVVHHKCHLCDYDTNHKSNLKEHINAVHLNLMPHKCDSCGYASSRRYDLKKHIENVHLNLKPHKCHFCGYASARRYALRKHLDSVHSHLKGDTLKSDIKKYIDSDHSDSR, encoded by the exons ATGGAAATAAAAAGAGAAATACAAATGTCCCCTAGAAGTTG GCACGACAATTCTGAGGTCAAAATCGAGGATGTCGATATTTTGGAACAATTTACGGATGGAAGTAGAGTTTATGATGCAGAAACATTTGAAGTGAAGAACGAGCGTTATTACAGCACTCCCGGATTCaaagaaaaaagagaaatttgcAAAAAAGAATCTCATAATTTGAAAGATTTCAACATCTGTGATGATGATTCGGAAAATAGTGATCAGAAAATTGAGGGTCATTCTTCTTCTGATTCAAACTCTAAAAAACATAGGTGTCATTTATGTGATTACTCTATCAATCAGATATCCCATCTCAAAAATCATATAAATTCTgtccatttaaatttgaaggATCACGAATGTCAGTTTTGTGATTATGCTTCAGTTAGAAAATCTGACTTGAAAAAACATGTTGACCTCGTTCATTTGAAATCTAAGCAACATAAATGTAACTTATGTGATTATGCAGCTGTTCGGAAATCTCTCGTTGTGGAGCACAAAAATTCAGTCcacttgaaattgaaatgtCACAAATGTCATTTATGTAACTATGCCACAGCCCAGAAACGTAATCTCAAAAATCATATCGAAGCTGTTCATTTGAACATGAAGATgaaatgtcacttatgtgattTCGCAGTTCATCAAAAATCTAAACTTCAAATTCATATTGACACTGTACATTTAAAAATGGTGCAATATAAATGTCACTCATGTGATTACTCTACGACTCAGAAACGTTATCTCAAATATCATATTGATGTTGTTCATTTGAACCTGAAGAACCacaaatgtcacttatgtgattTCGCAGTGCATCAAAAATCTAAACTCAAGGCCCATATTGATACAATACATTTGAATACTTTGCCACATAAATGTCACTCATGTGATTATGCAACAGCTCGTTTTGACAATCTTCAGAGGCATGTAGATACTGTCCATTTTAACGTAGTGCATCATAAATGTCACCTATGCGATTATGACACAAATCATAAATCTAATCTCAAAGAACATATTAATGCCGTCCACTTGAATTTGATGCCACATAAATGTGACTCATGTGGATACGCTTCTTCGCGAAGATATGATTTGAAGAAACATATAGAAAATGTTCATTTGAACTTGAAACCCCATAAGTGTCATTTTTGTGGATACGCATCGGCTAGAAGGTATGCTCTCAGAAAACATCTCGATTCTGTTCATTCGCATCTTAAAGGTGACACACTGAAATCTGACATTAAAAAATACATAGATTCGGATCACTCAGATTCAAGGTAG
- the LOC123310052 gene encoding T-complex protein 1 subunit delta, which translates to MTAPTGSGDTNKVRGVAYKDKSKPADVRKSNIGAAKAVSDAVRTSLGPRGMDKMIQAANGEVTITNDGATILKQMNVIHPAAKMLVELSRAQDVEAGDGTTTVVVIAGAFLDAAEKLLDRGIHPTAISESFQRAAGHAIKILEGISTPVQLDNREQLIKSASTSLNSKVVSQHSSLLAPIAVDAVLKVIDPAHEKAVNLSDIKVIKQLGGTIDDTELLDGLVFPQRVANVNGPKRVEKAKIGLIQFCISPPKTDMDHKVIVSDYAAMDRVLKEERTYILNIVKQIKKSGCNVLLIQKSILRDAVSELAIHFLDKIKCMVVKDIEREDIEFVCKTLGCRPIASLDHFTPENLVSADLAEEVGFSGNRMVKISGVQNPGKTLTLVVRGSNKLVLEEADRSLHDALCVIRCLVRKKALIAGGGAPEIELALKLSALANTLEGIDAICLRAYAQALEIIPFTLAENAGLNPIQTVTELRNRHAKGEISTGINVRKGIISDILEENVVQPLLVTTSAISLATETVRSILKIDDIINTFT; encoded by the exons atgacagcTCCTACAGGCAGTGGAGATACAAATAAAGTTAGAGGGGTAGCCTATAAAGATAAAAGTAAACCTGCCGATGTTCGTAAGAGTAATATCGGTGCCGCTAAAG CTGTTAGCGATGCCGTCAGAACTAGTCTTGGTCCTAGAGGAATGGATAAAATG aTACAAGCTGCTAATGGAGAGGTGACAATAACCAATGATGGTGCTACAATTCTTAAACAAATGAATGTCATTCATCCCGCAGCCAAGATG CTCGTAGAGTTGTCCAGGGCACAGGATGTTGAGGCAGGGGATGGCACAACAACTGTTGTTGTAATTGCAGGTGCATTTTTAGATGCTGCAGAAAAACTATTGGATAGAGGAATACACCCCACTGCAATTTCTGAATCTTTCCAGAGAGCAGCTGGTCATGCAATAAAG ATTCTTGAAGGAATATCGACTCCTGTCCAACTTGATAATAGAGAGCAGTTAATCAAGAGTGCATCAACATCTTTGAATTCAAAGGTTGTTTCCCAGCATTCAAGTTTATTAGCACCAATTGCTGTTGATGCAGTTCTTAAAGTGATTGATCCAG CACATGAAAAGGCAGTAAACTTGTCAGATATCAAGGTTATCAAGCAACTAGGGGGCACTATTGATGATACTGAGTTGCTTGATGGTTTAGTTTTTCCACAGAGAGTAGCTAATGTAAATGGTCCTAAACGTGTAGAGAAAGCAAAAATTGGATTAATTCAGTTCTGTATTTCTCCACCCAAGACTGACATGGATCACAAAGTAATAGTTTCTGATTATGCGGCTATGGATCGTGTATTGAAAGAGGAACGTACTTACATTTTGAATATTGTGAAACAGATCAAAAAGAGTGGATGCAATGTTCTTTTG ATTCAAAAATCAATTCTGAGAGATGCTGTCTCTGAACTCGCTATTCATTTCTTAGACAAAATAAAATGTATGGTTGTAAAGGATATCGAACGTGAAGACATTGAATTTGTCTGTAAAACTTTGGGATGCAGGCCTATTGCATCTTTGGATCATTTCACCCCTGAAAATCTAGTATCTGCTGACCTAGCTGAAGAAGTAGGTTTCAGTGGTAATAGAATGGTTAAAATATCAG GTGTGCAAAATCCTGGAAAGACTCTGACTCTGGTTGTTAGAGGATCCAATAAACTGGTGTTAGAGGAGGCTGATCGGTCTCTTCATGATGCTCTATGTGTAATCCGTTGTCTGGTCAGAAAAAAGGCACTGATTGCAGGGGGAGGAGCTCCTGAGATTGAATTAGCACTGAAATTGTCAGCATTGGCTAATACATTGGAAGGAATCGACGCTATATGTCTTCGAGCTTATGCTCAGGCTTTGGAAATTATACCCTTCACGCTAGCTGAAAACGCTGGACTAAATCCAATACAG ACTGTTACAGAATTGAGGAACAGGCATGCCAAAGGCGAAATCTCAACAGGAATCAATGTTCGAAAAGGCATCATATCAGATATTCTAGAAGAAAATGTTGTCCAGCCCCTTCTTGTTACAACAAGTGCTATATCTTTGGCAACTGAAACAGTCAGATCTATCTTGAAAATCGATGATATT ATAAACACATTCACATAA